A section of the Flavobacterium sp. CG_23.5 genome encodes:
- a CDS encoding PH domain-containing protein, with protein MENFTNETIDTSELPKFEEVQFTALHPNYWKVTMINCIILILFLSFGVTSGLIFIEELSGFELPFIILTIVIIGLILLFSRIAFRKKGFAFRNHDVLFRHGIIASNTIVIPYNRIQHVALHEGLVSRYFGLAKIEIFTAGGSSSDIEIPGIEKEQAEKIKQLLMGKIQKQLQ; from the coding sequence ATGGAAAATTTTACAAACGAAACCATAGATACGAGTGAGCTACCAAAATTTGAGGAAGTTCAGTTTACGGCTTTACATCCAAATTATTGGAAAGTGACTATGATAAATTGTATCATTTTAATTTTGTTTTTATCTTTCGGAGTAACTTCTGGGTTAATTTTTATCGAAGAATTATCAGGTTTTGAATTGCCATTTATCATTTTGACGATTGTAATAATAGGTTTGATTTTGTTATTTTCCCGTATTGCTTTCCGCAAAAAAGGTTTTGCTTTTAGAAACCACGATGTGCTTTTTAGACATGGTATTATTGCATCAAATACGATTGTAATTCCCTATAATAGAATCCAACACGTGGCTTTGCATGAAGGATTGGTTTCGCGCTATTTTGGCTTAGCCAAAATTGAAATCTTTACCGCCGGAGGAAGTTCCAGTGACATTGAAATCCCAGGAATCGAAAAAGAACAAGCTGAAAAAATCAAACAGTTATTGATGGGTAAAATACAAAAGCAACTTCAATGA